The proteins below are encoded in one region of Apteryx mantelli isolate bAptMan1 chromosome 25, bAptMan1.hap1, whole genome shotgun sequence:
- the REN gene encoding renin → MPAGQSSRVQRFLVFVAVTCGTSIFHSPTQGLQRIALRRMPSIRQTLQEMGVKVSDVFPELRQSKRRGAAGPRNGTAPTVLTNYLDTQYFGEISIGTPAQTFKVVFDTGSANLWVPSHKCSPLYSACVSHSRYDSSKSRTYIANGTGFAIRYGTGTVKGFLSQDIVMVSDIPIVQVFAEATALPAFPFIFARFDGVLGMGYPSQAIDGITPVFDRILSQQILKEDVFSVYYNRASKNSPLKPGGEIILGGSDPAYYTGDFHYVSVSKSGYWQISMKGVSIGAETLFCKEGCSVAIDTGASYITGPAGPVSVLMKAIGAAEMAEGEFVVDCDKVPQLPNISFHLGGKAYGLSGSAYVLRQSQYGEDVCVVAFSGLDIPPPAGPLWILGASFIGHYYTKFDRRNNRVGFATAL, encoded by the exons ATGCCGGCAGGACAAAGCAGCAGGGTGCAGCGGTTTTTGGTCTTCGTGGCTGTGACCTGCGGCACCAGCATCTTCCACTCGCCAACCCAGGGTCTGCAAAG GATCGCGCTGCGGAGGATGCCCTCCATCCGCCAGACGCTGCAGGAGATGGGCGTGAAGGTGTCGGACGTCTTCCCCGAGCTGAGGCAGAGCAAACGCCGTGGCGCGGCCGGCCCTCGGAATGGGACAGCTCCCACCGTCCTCACTAACTACCTGGAC ACCCAGTACTTCGGCGAGATCAGCATCGGCACCCCAGCGCAGACCTTCAAGGTGGTCTTCGACACGGGCTCGGCCAACCTGTGGGTGCCGTCCCACAAGTGCTCGCCCCTGTACAGCGCCTGCG ttTCCCACAGCCGCTACGACTCCTCCAAATCGCGCACGTACATAGCGAATGGCACGGGGTTCGCGATCCGCTATGGGACGGGGACCGTCAAAGGCTTCCTCAGCCAGGACATCGTCATG GTATCAGATATCCCCATCGTCCAGGTCTTTGCCGAGGCCACGGCGCTGCCTGCCTTCCCCTTCATCTTCGCCAGGTTTGACGGGGTGCTGGGCATGGGCTACCCCAGCCAGGCCATCGACGGCATCACCCCCGTCTTCGACCGGATCCTCTCCCAGCAGATCCTCAAGGAGGATGTGTTTTCCGTCTACTACAACCG AGCTTCCAA GAACTCCCCTCTGAAACCTGGCGGGGAAATCATCCTTGGGGGAAGCGACCCAGCCTACTACACCGGGGACTTCCACTACGTGAGCGTCAGCAAGAGCGGATACTGGCAGATCAGCATGAAGGG AGTGTCCATAGGGGCTGAAACCTTATTCTGCAAAGAAGGCTGCTCGGTGGCTATCGACACGGGAGCGTCCTACATCACCGGCCCGGCTGGCCCCGTGTCCGTGCTGATGAAAGCCATCGGGGCGGCCGAGATGGCCGAGGGAGAG TTCGTTGTCGACTGTGACAAAGTGCCGCAGCTGCCCAACATCTCCTTCCACCTGGGGGGGAAGGCCTACGGGCTCAGCGGCTCAGCCTACGTCCTCCGG CAATCCCAGTACGGGGAGGACGTCTGCGTCGTGGCTTTCTCGGGTCTGGACATCCCACCCCCGGCCGGCCCCCTCTGGATCCTGGGAGCCAGCTTCATCGGGCACTACTACACCAAGTTCGACCGGCGCAACAACCGCGTCGGCTTTGCCACGGCCCTCTGA